ACCCACCAGCCATTGGATTAGATAATGCTTTGAATTCTTTGACCAGATCACCTTTATAGTACCAGGACAACAGTGCCTGGTCATCATTCAATTAGTAAACGCGAACCGTTGGAGCTACGTAGACAATGCCTAGTGGAATGAAAAGCAATAGCCAATATAAGCCCATGCTTCGGTATTATATAACCCATATTTTGCTACTAATGTGCATGCTTCGTCAAAAGCCTGTGTACCTCTGATAATTAGTTAATGCCTCTGTGCTGACTCGTACTTTATCATCTTTGCAACCGATTTGCCACAGCCTAACGACCTTGGCTGACTAATCCATGATGCTAAGAGGCGCCTCACAAGAACTTGTTTATGAAAAAGGAATCCACGTTTCAGATACTCATTGAGCAGGAAACACACCTGGTGACAGCAGCCTCACTATACTAATCATTATAAATGCATTGGTCTGGTATGATCATGCAGATCACCATCAATTAGATTCACAAGTCAAGCATAGTAAATAGGAGGGGATCTTACTGAACACGTTCCTGTCATTTTTCACATTTTCATAGGCTGCAAGTGGCTACCACACCTTGGTATTTCAAGAACAGCCTTTCTCCTTTTACTCTCCTTTTGCCTGTGAATTGAAACATTTCATTAGGTACAGAAAGTCAACCACCAAACCCAGTAGATTCCTAATGCTCAATAAACTTTATGCCATGAGATCATCTTCATTTCTCATATTTCATTTCTTACCTGAATAATTGAATTCAGTCACTGTACAATATTTCTTCAGATATTTCTAACTAGGTACACACTTCCATTTTTCTTTGTGGACCTTCACACCACCTTTGCAACTTTCACAAAGAATGACGACCAGTTTCAAATTCTAACTGCCAAAGTGAACATTTCATTGACCATATGGAGGTTGGATCTTTAAGGGCCACATATTCAGGTCAACTGGAATAGAAGCCATCCTTTTCTCCTCCTCCATGTTGCACAATTCTGACCATGAAGGTAACAACATGGACGCGGAACACCTCTTGCTAGTTTGCAACACCATGCAGAAAGAGCAAGGCATTTTCCTTCTGTAGTTAGCCACTAGATGATGACAGAACACAAAGCCAAACCAAAGGAACTATGGAAGGGAGCAAAGAAATGCCGACCCACAATGAACCACCAACCAGAAAAGATTCATCAAATGAGGACGTTTCCAATCAACACCCTTCATCATAGATATAATGGAGCGAACAAAAGAGGTGAAGTGGTTGATAAAGGTGCCCAGCAATCACATATCCTCCATTACTAGGTTGTTCAAACATATGAATTaaatgatactccctctgtaaactaatataagagcgtttagatcactactttagtattctaaacgctcttatattagtttacggagggagtagcttaCATTACTGTAACAATATCAACACTATGTGCAACCAAAATTCATTTGATATCTAGTATGGTCTAAATATTAATTTGGCAACAACCATTTTCTGAATTCATGTGAGAAAACACCCACCTCCATTGTTTACCAAGACCATCACTAGCTAAACACTTGAGTATCTAGCATGCCATATGTATTGCATCCTTGGATGAATGTGCGCCAAATAATAGTACTCGGGCGGAAAGGCATGCCTCTAATCACAGAGTCAGCTTGCTTTAAATGACCACACTTGCATAGCATGTCCACCACACAAATGTAATGCTCCATCCCAGCTTCAGTTGAGTAATCAGCTTCCATACGTTTGAATATCTCCATTCCCTCCTGCACAAGTCCTCCATGTCTACAAGCTGAAAGGACTGCCAGAATTGCTACCTTGTCAGGTTTGACAGCAGCCCCTTCCATAGCTTTAAACCATGCCAGGGCCTTACGAGAAAAACCGTTAAGTGCAAGGCCTGAAATCACAGCTGTCCATGAGATTACGTTCCTATCTTCCATTTCCTCAAAGGCTTTCAGACAGTCTTCAATTCTACCACATTTAGCATACATATCTAGCAACATATTATTAGTACGAGTGTCTGAGCACCCATAACTGGTCTTGGTGATTACCCCATGCACCAGCCTACCAAGAACAAGGCTGTTAACTTTTGTACAAATACTCAGCAAGCTCACAGCTACATAGTTATCAAAATGATGCCCCAAAATTCTCATCTGTCTGAAATGTCCAAAAGCTTCAGCATAATCACCATTCCTTGCACAAGCAGTAATAAGTATGCTCCATGAAATAGTATCACTCGTTTTCGGATGTAAGAGTAGCTCCTTGGTCTCTTGGTACATGTGAGCTCTATTATATGCCCCAGCTAAAACATTCATGGAGACATTACAGGAGTCAGGATCCAATGTAACTCCATAAGCGAGGGCATCAGAAACAAAGCCATGTGAGACATAGGAAGATATAATAGCACTTGAAACATAGTCATTACCGTCATAACCCAGTTTTATGACCAATGAGTGAATCTGATGCACATCCAACAGTGATGGATCCTTGAGCAAGGAAGAAAAGGTAAATTCATTTGGGCTAATCCCTGATTGCAACATATCTCTCAGAATCATAAACAGAGTTGGAAAATCACCATCTGACTTGATAGAAAGCAGAGCATTCCAACATGCAGTGCTCTTATGAGGAACCTCTTTGAGTACTTTAAGAGCGTCCCTCCTACCAACACATTTGTTGTAGAAATCAACCAGTGAAGTACTCACAAATACTGTCGTGTTGAGGTTATGCTTGATAGATTTGGCGTGAACAGACTTCCCATGCTCCTGTGCATTTATACTGGTGCCAGCGTAAAGAACACTGGAAAATGTAGTTTCATCTGGAGAAACACCCTGATGATGCATCGCTGAGAAAAGCTCAAAAGCTCTCCCTGGGAAGTTACTCCTAGCGAAAGCAGTGATCATTGTATTCCACGAAACCACATCTCTGAACATCAAACCATTAAATAGCTTCTCTGCCGCGCAAACTGTGCCACAAGTACAGTAACAATTCAGCAACGAGTTAGCAACTGCCGAGAAGGAATCCATTGCGGTTTTGATGGCAAGCCCATGAACTGGGTCCGGTGACACAAGTGCAGGAAAGACCGCAACGAGAGAGCCTTCAGACAAGCCATCGCTGCTCCTCACGAGTTCCCTGAACCAAAACACGGCGTCCTGGACATGCCCATGCTGCGCGAACGAAGAGACGAGACAGTTCCAGGTGACGACGCTCCGTGCGGGCATTTCGCCGAACAGGTCGAGCGCCTCGCCGAACCGTCCGTGCCGCGCGAAGAAGCCCAGCAGCGCTGTCCCGGAGTACGGGTCGCTATGGAGCAGGCCGCGCTTGAGGATGTGCGGGTGCAGCTGCGCGGCGCGGCGGGGGCACACGGAGGGCGAGGAGAGGATCGGCGCGAAGGTGAACGCGGTCGGGGCGACGCCCGCGGCGAGCATGCGCGCGAGCAGCGAGAAGGCGTCGGCCGCGCGGCCGGCGCGGGCGCGGGAGGCGATGAGGGAGTTGAAGAGGGAAGGGGGCAGCGGCGGGTCCGGGTTCGGCATTCCGTCGTGCGGGAGGTGGGCATGGCGTGAGGCGAGCAGAGGACCGATCGACCGAGGCCGTCGAGTCGGGCGGGAGTCGGGAGAACGGGCGGCTGCGATGGTGAATGCGAGCTGTGTTGGCGTGGAGGGGATTCAACTGTGGCTGGCCGGAGTGGAACAAGTTGGTGGAAGTTGGCCTCTCCGGCTCCGGCCGCCGAGGGCAAGGGAAGAGCGCTGGAGAAGAGGACCGCCGGAAAATGCTATTTGACGCTGAAGCGGCCAAACATAGCTCTGTTCATACGCAGAGCTATGGGCCGGTTTTgttctttttattccttttctgtttctttttttcctgttccttattttacttttcccTTTTTTTCATTTAAAAACGTGCTTTTTAAGGAAatctcatgaacatttttaaattcagGAAGTTTTTTTTATTTCGTAAACTTTTTTCAATCCGTGAAATTTTTTAAATACATGGAATTATTTTCAAATTCAAGAAAATCCTAAACATTTTCCGAAATTTTGAACTTTTTTCTTCAAATTCATGTTCTCTAACTCGAAATCATTAGTTGAGGAGTACTCGTTACAAAGATCACTCCCTTCTCCCcatgttgcgacaagtggcgcgctgcacgtGCGTCACTTGTCACAATCTGggagttttctcttttttcgtagatccgtttattcaaaatattttatctcttaaaccgtgcgtccaaatctcaaaccgttttcaccgttggattcctcgcgtcgagatcttcaaaactatatcccatgttgataggtttttgacaaactttttttcacCAAAAAAAtcagacgaaaaaaccgaaccaggaGCATGGGTTTTTTCTATTttcaaaagaggcacgcccgtgcctcttgtgaaagcacaactgtgcctctcgcggaagcaaaaaagAAACATAAAACACAGTTttcccgtttccgagaggcacggccatg
The Triticum dicoccoides isolate Atlit2015 ecotype Zavitan chromosome 3A, WEW_v2.0, whole genome shotgun sequence genome window above contains:
- the LOC119269029 gene encoding pentatricopeptide repeat-containing protein At3g58590-like — encoded protein: MPNPDPPLPPSLFNSLIASRARAGRAADAFSLLARMLAAGVAPTAFTFAPILSSPSVCPRRAAQLHPHILKRGLLHSDPYSGTALLGFFARHGRFGEALDLFGEMPARSVVTWNCLVSSFAQHGHVQDAVFWFRELVRSSDGLSEGSLVAVFPALVSPDPVHGLAIKTAMDSFSAVANSLLNCYCTCGTVCAAEKLFNGLMFRDVVSWNTMITAFARSNFPGRAFELFSAMHHQGVSPDETTFSSVLYAGTSINAQEHGKSVHAKSIKHNLNTTVFVSTSLVDFYNKCVGRRDALKVLKEVPHKSTACWNALLSIKSDGDFPTLFMILRDMLQSGISPNEFTFSSLLKDPSLLDVHQIHSLVIKLGYDGNDYVSSAIISSYVSHGFVSDALAYGVTLDPDSCNVSMNVLAGAYNRAHMYQETKELLLHPKTSDTISWSILITACARNGDYAEAFGHFRQMRILGHHFDNYVAVSLLSICTKVNSLVLGRLVHGVITKTSYGCSDTRTNNMLLDMYAKCGRIEDCLKAFEEMEDRNVISWTAVISGLALNGFSRKALAWFKAMEGAAVKPDKVAILAVLSACRHGGLVQEGMEIFKRMEADYSTEAGMEHYICVVDMLCKCGHLKQADSVIRGMPFRPSTIIWRTFIQGCNTYGMLDTQVFS